The genomic stretch tttaacggatgactgccctataatacctgcttttaaggaggtattgtatggtcaatccaattacacacacacacacaactatgagagaatgtattaccagaaccatgaggaaaactaccattcggactttgatgcatatcaccttaattcacactttcatccaaatttctcatgggaaaatgattttgtagcccaaccacatgagcacttcctttcccagcctcaatcatttcaaacgaatgaagggtctacattcgatgcatatcaaccccctcatgggagttcattagaagataccttcaatctatttatgcaaggccaaatggaaatttttacacaaatgtccaaatgtcaagaacataccattagagttacagaggacattaggaaccaattgacacagctaacacaaactttgagcatgtcaaagcctgtccatcccaactcactccaaatcccattaataaaacccatcatcaaaagtgaaagtcaggagcaggacataggagtgactgtcttaaggaatggagaaataattgagaaacttgatgcccctaggacagtacaccctttggtgcaagaagagagagtggttgatcacagtgaggtagatgtcaatgaagccttggaggaagaaaaagaccaaaatgatgtaagaaaagaagaaacctgggaggaagaagaggataaaattcgagagccaaaatgtgaaaaaatcataagtttatccacatttacccctcaatttctatcttttaggttagtcgatattattgaggatcaaattaaaccaaacacgtgtgagatgtttgtgcaaattaatgtgccatacgcggatataataaaaccaacacctccggacgatatattttcaaaatatatatgtgcattcatgagaaaaatcaatttatataattttgaaaataactttaaaagtggtgtagtgaatgggagatattatacgattaggtgggcaaccactcatttgatccttaattggaagaaaagaaaaaaaaaattctaaaaaaaaaataaaaatataataaaataattttatatatatatatacatataagttgttcttttttttcattacttaactagtgtttctctatgtgcagtctaaataaaatttctccatacgagtttatgtattgaagaccgccaggtatgcctatcttctatccttttattgccaattgaggacaatacgcaatttaagttggggggtaaggtgtctacaaaattttacctaaaaaaaaaaaaaattaaaacaaaattaattaaaaaaaaaattgaattgagagagacagaattgacgctggtggtagccatcttttcttgggcagtgcaatcacactgccctataaagaaagaaggcacactgccaaatgttgaaaacagaggcgccgagcgttgaaaaaaaaaaaaggcacactgccaaatgttgaaaaatgagacgctaaacgacgtcaagtctgacggtgcaattatggcatgcctcgagtcgagtgtagaatagtgatgcccattgctctataagagactccatatctgtatgaggcaagtcacccctcttgagctcaatcttctctcctttgtgttattctccgatcaggtactctcatcccttttgtaaagtttatagttctttactttcttcttagtataattttttttttaaaaaaaaaaaatggatctttatctctcaaaaattcacaagtactatccatctctcccgcagaatgatttgaaaaaaatttatgttgctaggtgtgaaagacttaggttgttgatgcttaataacatccctgaagatattcgttggctgatcgaagcaaaagttcgattagctggtgaaacttcacctagttttaagcattttccaggcttagggaagagtagttttgcgaagaaaagaagagcgaaaagagtgaatggttgttacaaatgtgctcgatggacctgtaacacacgatgcaaatctgtggggtttacgtccataaatcgagaagataaaattagtttcataaaggatggactgagtaaggagtctctggatgatatccgattgactcttgagacgcatccatgtggaatagtgcaaagagaacttcttgctttatggacccagttcagaagtgaccaccaacgctatagtcttgggaatctgactaaaaacgaccctgtttgccaatctataagaaaattggatgggaagcttatccccgcttcatagaaagtgtttaagccgtttctggacgtaaaaccagaggaagatgtgagccacaatcacaactacttatacatacgcatgatttttgtttgtatttatttcttgttgaattgttgtatagctacttttgatagccaaacttcttttcaggacatacaaaaggaacaaacatggaaggccagttagttcgtcgaatcaataccatatgtgtactttgtggctctcaacttgggagcgatatttgttacgcacttgcagcgagcgaacttggtaaaaaaattaggagagaaaaaaattaatttggtatatgggggggggagtcgtggattgaatggttatgtttcacaagctgtacatcttggaaattcatctgtggtaggtgtaatgccaatccctttagctgaaccacatatttccgggattacacgcggtcaacttatagaaacgacttctatgtctgagcgcatggcttgtaagatttatcagtcagatgccttcattgctttaccaggaggttttggaacacttgaagaaatcttttgtataatctcctgggccaagagtaatctccataccaaacccattggacttttaaatgttaaccattttttcgatgggttactctcttttcttgatcaggctgtggaccaacagttcatttctcgttcagcaagaaagattctcatttctgcatccaccattgataagctgctagagaaattacatgcttatgttccacagtacgatcctcatgagcctcggatagactggtctaaggcaattagtaacaagcgccaaaggggtccgattaatttagatttatcactgtgagaaatgctctttattaagatggctgagtaaggagtactttttgtactcttgagacgcatctagttattgtacaccttgcaggatttttcttggttgtgttctttaaaaaaaaaaaacaaaaaataaaaaaataaaaaaacaaaactgtggaatgttgttagcaaagtctatgataaggtggctgagtaaggagtacattttgtactcttgagacgcattttgcttatcttatgacttgcatgaaatttttattttggtgtgaaaatataaatatatatatatatatggtgtgttcatttgttgtttaagttttagcagttcacagcaaatctatggacttgtggagttacaggtattcctaacaaccctgatttattactgcaattcaagttggggggtgtaaggtctagtcatgaattatttggttcatatttaactgtgagtttgctattgctagtttgttgtcttgtgggaattgattatctttatctgctcttataaaaaaaaaaaaaattgtattttaaataatgctattcctaaagctttaaagttatgcactgatagccggttaagtttgcaatacgaaacatggatgcattgatttcttatttgaaaacgtttatgcatgagaataagtaatttgcattcatcggggattcaaaatttaaaaattggttatcggtcataaagtcaaaggtaacagtaattagctgattagtacattgtatgatccctcaacagaagtggagactattacccaagtaagtgtttgagcctaataaccattaattctgagtgaaataacacttactctaaatatgctctcttgtttatcttatcttttcaatggcttcaaaatatcaattcgctttgaatgtctagtatgatagcggatgaatttgactggtttcaaactttgacttagatgactgagaaccatgatagggggatcaatttctttcagtttgagcctattaaacctttttctttctttaaattaacctcccttgctatcccatttgagccatttgtagtacaatttctttcgttactctcggttaacccataaccatatgaattttatccaacctggtgtgattttgggaattaatctgtctttctattttcatatttaaagagaaaaagaaaaaaaaaagagaaaaaaaaaaagaagaaaaaaaaaaaaaaaaaaaaaaagggcaaattctcttagctattcagcataactgtttcaaaataaatgctaaaaaaaaaaaaaaaaaaaaaaaaaatcccgacacaccctttgcacactctacattttctttgacaactcgtattaaccttatagccccattacaaccagtctggtccctgttgatgctataaatcatgtgatctcagaattcgagtttggagtagggaatcatgtttaaattcagaagttactcgtctagagcattattccaatcatgaagctatgtcaatttccctgttctttcatgaaaatacgttccttgtatttgggatggcaccgagttttgaacttgttctgcatttactcttataacggtgcacccccttgtgtgtacacctgaggaatcctttttattggagagaaaatccatagtaagatttgaagtcaaaacttcgagggagtaagtctgtgtgttggttatcctaatttccattcctgagattatatgacctttaaccaaaaatctgatttagaatgctaaattatttattcaattttatgcatttcggtttcgaatttaaaatttttacattcatacagttattaaagcttggcatgtgtataatctgattgctaagggactagcaatgtttaagttggggggtatgattagtggttaattttgtaaaaattttgttataattatacccttcttttgatcttaaaaatggtttaaattagatattaatatatattttatggttatatgcaagtttaaattgaaaaatgaatgaaatgaaattttaaagtaaaatttaataataataataataatatataaaattatatataatacatatacatcattatatgcatgcatgtaatatatatatatatatataatataatctaatatatatatgtgccatgtgtaatacatatatataatatataatttattaataacattaaattattattattattattattttttttttttaggcatgaagaattcaagcccatgaagacttaaagtccatgaagaattcaaatccatgaagaaatcaaacccatgaagaaatcaagcccatgaaaaattaaagtccatgaagaattcaaatccatgaagaaatcaaatccatgaagaaatcaagtccatgaagaattcaagcccatgaagaattaaggcccaatttgaacaacccatggaaaatattattttgagaaggcccaaggattatttttaatcctaatgaagattaaaaaccaatttatagaaatctatttttattttttatgtgagagctttattaggtgtgttttttagctaaaatccatttaactattaggtggatgttatagctaaaatccatttaactttatgagtgctttattaggtatgtattttagctaaaatccatttaatattaggtgtgtattatagctaaaatccatttaactttaagtgtgtgagtgcccattagatataattatgtctaattgaataattgaaattgtgtggtttgtattgcatcttgtggcctataaatagctcacttgattgcatttgtaagtgtgattattattcttgaataaaagtttagttgtttccttataattctctctttgagaattgttcttgttctttctcattttctttagtactttctcttataatcttacttttttctttcttcttttaaattcttatgtcatttattattactttattattcaccgcctaaatggccggttaatttgtgcctttaaatttctgcaattttaattcttgtcatttaattattcaccgcctaaatggccggttaatttgtgcttttaaatttctgcaattttaattcttgtcatttaattattcaccgcctaaatggccggttagtttatgcctttaaatttcttgtcatttaaattctgttatttaaattacgtcatttaaatttatgtcaattaactttcaaataaaaatgagtagctaaatctaatcttgggttaaggcaaggacagtgtccaacgccaatgattcccaaagaaagctgcgctttaaataagtaacattaatttcagtatgagtgtgtattaattattaaaaaatcactaggtttggattggagcgtaagcctaacttagagctttcatgccatgtatgagagttactagaactggaaacgctatcatacccaaatccagatgattaatttagttgttttgtgtattaattgcaattggatttatggtggttgcttaaattagaatcccgcatatcatgtatagggattgcttaacctagaactatcatcatctctaattgcatttaataacaaaccctcatatctgaaattaaattaatgttgctaatcttttatgctaaaatttgggaatcaacgggttggtactgaaattgtcttaactcaagcactatccaaattcatatttttacgtttaatgtttattttaatttttgccttactttattttctagtacctgttgtctaaaaacaaaaccataaaaaatcttgttgtcaatttgtccaaatgcgtgtgcgtgtgtgtgacattctttttcttttgccataaataaatctctcagtggacgacctggattcatccagaaaatataaatataaatttggactacaactgcactcgtacactggcgagtataaacctctcactaaaataaaaaaatataaaagttttattatgatttgtttttattgtgttttaattgcagggtgagagtgcagtcagttGCTGATCAGTGACGATCTTGAACCGTTGCCCCAATAGATATGGACGCCATATTCTGACTGCTTCGATGATGGCCAGCATGTCTTTGGCATATGCAGACCATGTGGCTTTAGTTGGCCCAAGGGCCTTGCTGAGATAGGCTAGTGGTTGGTCTCTTTGCACCAGGACTGCACCAATGCCAACGTTGCTGGCGTCTGTGTGCACTTCAAACTGTTGGGTGAAATCTGGCATAGCCAAGACAAGGGTGCAGGTCATGGCTTGCTTGAGTGCCGTGAAGGCTTGATCTGCTTCATCTGTCCACTGAAAATTGCCCTTCTTGAGCAATTGTGTAAGGGGCTTGGCAATGATTCCATAATGCCGCACAAATTTGCGGTACTAGCCAGTGAGTCCCACAAGTTGCAGCCACTATGGCCGAGGTTCCCATCATGCCAGCCATTGGCAGCAATGTGCCGCAAGCAGCCCCACACTTGCTGCAATCGGGTGCGCATGACAAGCCCATGGCTGCCAAGACTGCAGATCGCGCCCCACAGCAGGCCACGCTACTGCAAGCCGAGGCCGCACTGCCGCACGCTGAGGCCATGCCACCGCACAGCAAGCCACATCGGGCCACACCGCAGCCATGCGCCTGTAGCCTGGCACCAACAGACGCAACCACTGGCCAAGCAACTGCCACCCGCGCACCAGCTGACGCAACTGAGGCCCGAACGGATGCCAGCCGCATCCCAAACAGCTGCGAAGGGCGCGGGCGCGCGGCCACCATGCGACTAGCTGCCCAGCCAGCTACGCCCCACCTGCTGCCTAGCCAGCAGCTGCCCAGCTAACTGCACCTAACTGCGCCCAACTGCTGCCCGGCCAGTTGCGCCCATCCGCTGCCCATCCGACCTTAACCGCCCGTAACCGCCAACCCCAATGGTTGCGAATTTTCATTTCTAGCGGACatgtctttttatttaatagttGTATCTCTTTAAAGGGTCACGTTCAACCACTATAAAAAGGGTTGGCCGGACTCATTTGTATTCATCAAATAAATCAATACAAAGAGACTATTATTCCCAAATATCCGATTTTCCCTTCTATTTTCGCAATAGCAAGGTGTTAATCACCCCATTGAGGATCAGTGCATCCATCATTGGTGCTCTCGTTGAGAGTCAAGCCAGCGAAGTTCCAACGATCTATTTTTTCAACCAACAAAGATGGCTAGAGTACCAACCAACCGTGAACGACTTGAGAACCTTGAAAACATGTCTAACACCATGGAAGATAGGTTTTCGAGGATGGAGCAGAATCTGCAACGACTTACGCTATTGGTTGAACAACAGCAATCATCAAGGCGAAGCAACAGCAGATCACTCCCCAGACAACGAACTCCTGCCTCTGTTAGCCAAAGGCATGATTCAAGATCTGGGGACGAATCTGAAGATGAACAACAAGAAGACAACAGGGAAGCCACTACAAATCCCTTTGCCCGCAAGCAATCCACCTTTAAACCGCGACTGCAATTTCCTACCTTCAATAGTGAGGATCCGATTTCTTGGCTCAGCCGTGCCAATCAATTCTTTAAGTCACAAGACATAACCAGTCAAGAGAAGGTAGACTATGCTGCCTATTTTTTAGAAGGAGAGGCCAATCACTGGTGGCAGTGGCTCTCTCGCACTTATGAGAGTCAGGGCAAAACAATCCGGTGGAAGGACTTTGAACAAGAAATTCGCACCAGATTCGGCCCTACCGGATACATGGACTACGATGAAGCATTGTCAAAAATGCAGCAAACGGGATCCCTCCGTGACTACCAGAAAGAATTCGAAAAAGTTGCCACACAGGTGAGGGACTGGCCTGAAAAGGCCTTGATTGGGGCATTTGTTGGAGGCCTTAAGCCAGAATTAGCAACAGAAGTGAAGTTGCATAGGCCCACCCACTTGCGTCATGCTATAGAGATTGCAAGATTGAAGGATGAACAGGTGCAATCCATGCGCAAGTCATATGCCTACAAAGGCCCTACTATGGCCACAAGCAGTAGCGGGTACAAGCCAAAGGTACCACCCCCGCCACAAGCCATGTCCAATAAGTCTATTCCCCCAGGCGTGCGGCGCCTTTCATGGGACGAAATGCAGAAGCGACGTGAGCAAGGCTTATGTTTTAACTGCAACAAGAAGTTTACTCCGGGCCACAAGTGCAAGAAGGCCCAAGCCTTTCTGATCGAGTGCGACCACCCTCAGGACTGGGATGAGGAAGAGGCAGAGCCCGACATGCCTCTTAACTGGCCCGCAGAAGCCATTGAAGCAGCCAGTGACGAACAGCCTGAAGTATCCCTACATGCTTTGGCTGGTTCATCCGGGCCACAAACCATGCGCGTCACAGCCATGTTGCGCAACCGTGAAGTCAGCCTACTCATTGATAACGGGTCAACACACAACTTCATCAGTACAAGGATCGCCCAAAGGCTGCAGATCCCTATCACCCACATTGACTCTTTCCATGTGCGTGTAGCCAGCGGAGAAAAGCTGACATGCACCCAGCAATGCAAAGGCGTGAATCTGAAGATCCAACACATTGCAGTAACGGTGGACCTGTATGCCATACCATTGGCAGGGGTCGACATCGTACTAGGCGTGCAGTGGCTATCCCAGTTGGGCAAAGTGGCTTTCGACTACAAGCGACTGACCATGGAATTCACACTTGGAGACCAACAGGTATGCTTGTCCATGCAACCTGGTCACAGCCATGTAGTCAAAAGAAACGAGATACAGAAGTTGATCCGAGCGGGAGGTGAATGCTATGCCATTCAAGTAGCCACCCAGCCCCGCAGCCAAGAAGATTTTCCCACAGCAACCGACCCACAGAGGGAAGAAATAGCAACCGACATTCAAGAGGTGCTTGCAGACTTTCCCTTGGTTTTGCAAGAACCCACCACCCTACCACCAAGCAGGGCGTGCGATCATCGCATCACCCTCATAGACGAACAGCAGCCCGTGAACGTGCCCCCATACAGGTACGCCCACCATCAAAAAGACGAGATAGAGAGGCAGGTGAAGGAGATGCTCAAGTAGAATCTCATACGACCCAGCACCAGTCCCTTCTCTTCGCCAGTTCTACTTGTCAAGAAGAAGGACGGGTCGTGGCGCTTTTGCACAGACTACCGCGCCTTAAACAAAGCCACTGTGAAGGATCGATTCCCCATTCCATCCATTGATGACATGTTGGATGAGTTGGGAGGCGCAACAGTCTTTTCGAAGTTGGACCTACGGGCAGGATACCATCAGATCCGCATGCACCCGCCTGACATCCACAAGACAGCCTTCCGCACCCATCATGGCCACTATGAGTACCTTGTCATGCCATTCGGACTGTGCAACGCGCCATCAACCTTTCAAGCGGCAATGAATCAAATTTTCCAACCGGTGCTCCGTAAGTTCGtcttggttttctttgatgatatcttaaTTTACTCCAAGACACGGGCACAGCATCTCCAGCATTTGCGTCAAGCACTCACCAtcttggcccaagcccacttttTCATAAAGCTGTCCAAGTGTGCATTCGGCCAGACCAAGGTAGAGTACTTGGGGCATTGGATCTGTCCAGAAGGAGTTAAGGTGGACACCCGCAAGATTGCTGCCATGCAGTCTTAGCCTCAGCCCACCAACATCACCCAACTCCGAGGCTTCTTGGGACTCACTGGCTACTACCGCAAATTTGTGCGGCATTATGGAATCATTGCCAAGCCCCTTACACAATTGCTCAAGAAGGGCAATTTTCAGTGGACAGATGAAGCATCATGACCTGCACCCCTGTCTTGGCTATGCCAGATTTCACCCAACAGTTTGAAGTGCACACAGATGCCAGCAACGTTGGCATTGGTGCAGTCCTGGTGCAAAGAGACCAACCACTAGCCTATCTCAGCAAGGCCCTTGGGCCAACTAAAGCCACATGGTCTGCATATGCCAAAGCGGCCTCGCCTCCGAACAGCCGAGTTTTGAGTTTCGGAGGGGCGAGGTTCCCATtagattcaacccaaaatcacgGATACAAcccaaacaataaaaaatgtaagTAAAACTTACCTCAATAGCGCACAGCAAAGAGACTCGGCTCTGTAGAGAAGGCGACGACTGGAGTGCGGTATAGGTAACTGTCAAAGGCAAGTGGAGATTGAGAACGGCAGTGAGTCACGGCGAAGAGGTGTATGGGTATAGGAGGGTAAATTTGGAATATAGTTGGTTGCAAGGAGTAATAAGTATGGCTGCCaatagtaattattaaatttattttaattatggctGCAAAGAGTAAAACGTtggctgcaaatagaatttcccatattcatatatatatatatatatatatacagaaagCGACAGCCATGGCACCATAATCACCGACAATGCTGACCTTCAGTGCGCCCCGAATCCTAGGGTTTGGGGGCCATTAAGGTGCCCCAAACCCAGGGGCGGAGTcagcaatatttttttttagtgaggataaaatttattaaagaaaaaataaaaaataatataataatataaatatgtaaaaaattaacataatttaattaataccttgattttaaaattaaaaaatatatatctttttgagacaaaaattggTGAGGCTTTActgttgaaattaaaaaatatatatttttttgagacaaaaattggTGAGGCTTTACTGTTGACTAATTaagcgagagggagagagagctagAGTCGAAGAGGCAGGCAGTGTTTAGCTCCAGCGAGCAATCAACGACGAAGGGGCGGAGCCCTGAGAGGTGAGCTGGCGAGGCCGAGGTGGTGACGTTGGCGAGCGATAGAGCCAGAGGCCCGAAGAGAGGCAACAACTAGCAAACAAGAGCGACTGACGGTGACAGACTGAGCGAGGCGAGTGAGAGCAACTGTAAACTGAGGAGGCAAAGGAAGGGCAAGCAGAGCGAGTCAACGACCTCACCTCAGCGATGGTCTGATGGTCCGAGTCGTCGGATAGAGGCTAGAGTGAGTGAGAGCGACAGAAAGAAAGCCCACAGCCAGCAGCTagcaatagagagagaaaggcagGGGCCGGGGGGGCAAGCGACGAGAGCTTGAGTGAAAGTGGGATTGAGGAAGGGTTTTAGATTTTATAGCCGGGCCTGTGTGTAGGCCAAAATCAATGGTTGGCCCTACATTGGCTCCATCACTGCCCAAACCTTGGGGTTCAGGGGGCCATGAAGATCGGCACTGCCATCGACTAGTGCTGCCCCCATGGTCGTcgcttcatatatatatgcgtgtgtatatatacatatatttatgtttgtgtaTGCGGTGTAaggatgtgtatatatgtgtgttcttctacttttatattttcatctattttttcattttcgatTGTTTCGAATTGGATATTTTTTGTTACATTGTCTTTGTTATGAATTGATGGCTGCGACAATTGATTGAGGTAGAAAGTGGTTGTGAGggtaaaaatgaattttcaaaagaaagtattttatgtatattaaaataCGATtgtgaagagaaaaaaaaacaactacAGATAGAATTTCCCATAgcataaatgaatatatatataattaccaATCTACCCTTGTTTGTTTGGTTGCGCATTTAATATTAAGaacatattaatattaattgtagTTACGTACCCACCACAAACCTTGCCTTGTTGGTTtctgtcgacgttcaatttcggccgaccgtgattcgttttgggccgcggtgagtcaatccaaaaataccgagaagaaaggaaaaaaccccccaaaattccaagcgtgtacaccagaatctttacatggttcggccagaacgatgcctagtccacgaccgcaatctgattattctcttagagtggcggtatctgattattcctcCTGTccctgcccctcatggtctctttgactCTCATTTATACTGAGTGGCTTTTACAATtcagataatatataaaaatacagtgattgtataatgggggacaaacagttcttatcgtcttcacaagaccgggagtgggatcctcattacgaggggcatgggctgttacagataaagtgatcggaccctacctctgacttctcagcagctttgtcACTCATgggagctggaggttttaggccagcgacctggataGGCCAGcaatctggaggatatttcaggagctcgttagtcgattgcttggagctcgttgggggattatcgggagctcgccat from Diospyros lotus cultivar Yz01 chromosome 9, ASM1463336v1, whole genome shotgun sequence encodes the following:
- the LOC127809399 gene encoding uncharacterized protein LOC127809399, which codes for MARVPTNRERLENLENMSNTMEDRFSRMEQNLQRLTLLVEQQQSSRRSNSRSLPRQRTPASVSQRHDSRSGDESEDEQQEDNREATTNPFARKQSTFKPRLQFPTFNSEDPISWLSRANQFFKSQDITSQEKVDYAAYFLEGEANHWWQWLSRTYESQGKTIRWKDFEQEIRTRFGPTGYMDYDEALSKMQQTGSLRDYQKEFEKVATQVRDWPEKALIGAFVGGLKPELATEVKLHRPTHLRHAIEIARLKDEQVQSMRKSYAYKGPTMATSSSGYKPKVPPPPQAMSNKSIPPGVRRLSWDEMQKRREQGLCFNCNKKFTPGHKCKKAQAFLIECDHPQDWDEEEAEPDMPLNWPAEAIEAASDEQPEVSLHALAGSSGPQTMRVTAMLRNREVSLLIDNGSTHNFISTRIAQRLQIPITHIDSFHVRVASGEKLTCTQQCKGVNLKIQHIAVTVDLYAIPLAGVDIVLGVQWLSQLGKVAFDYKRLTMEFTLGDQQVCLSMQPGHSHVVKRNEIQKLIRAGGECYAIQVATQPRSQEDFPTATDPQREEIATDIQEVLADFPLVLQEPTTLPPSRACDHRITLIDEQQPVNVPPYRYAHHQKDEIERQVKEMLK